One window of Trifolium pratense cultivar HEN17-A07 linkage group LG5, ARS_RC_1.1, whole genome shotgun sequence genomic DNA carries:
- the LOC123887125 gene encoding cytochrome c oxidase assembly protein COX19-like, with translation MSSGGAFGGNRGLRPVPPEKGIFPLDHMHLCDLDKKEYLNCLKTAGNKSEICREFSKKYLQCRMEKNLMAKQDLAELGFKEVNAETPGGKITERIGDRNQ, from the exons ATGAGTTCAg GTGGTGCATTTGGTGGCAACAGGGGACTCCGTCCGGTGCCTCCCGAAAAGGGAATTTTCCCATTGGATCATATGCATTTGTGTGACCTG GACAAGAAAGAATATCTCAACTGTCTAAAGACTGCTGGAAACAAGTCTGAAATATGTAGGGAATTCTCAAAAAAATATCTGCAATGCCGAATGGAAAA GAACTTGATGGCAAAGCAAGATTTGGCAGAACTTGGTTTTAAAGAAGTTAATGCAGAAACTCCGGGAGGTAAAATTACCGAGAGGATTGGTGATCGCAACCAATAA
- the LOC123887124 gene encoding subtilisin-like protease SBT3: MTSNICLHMFYYITSLHIISTLAHSDNYIIHMNLSAMPTIILNQHSWYESTLSQVTPTNNNIKSTSSKIIYTYNNVMNGFSANLSPEEHEALKISPGYISSIPDLSLKLDTTHSPKFLGLNPYKGAWPASDFGKDVIVGVVDSGVWPESGSFNDKGMTKIPSKWKGQLCQFENTNNSSLCNKKLIGARYFNKGFLAKYSNISRTIVNTTRDTFGHGTHTSSITVGSRVNGASFFGLGNGTATGIASLSRVAIYKAAWGTSEVMFVSDIIAAIEAAISDGVDVLSMSFSYDNVPLYKDGIAIATFAAMKKGIFVSASAGNDGPSFNTMSNGIPWVTTVAASTLDREFHGNLTLGNGVSVTGISCYPGKFSTSNFPIVFMGMCDNVKKLIKVKSKIVVCEFNNGTSANLVKPIQNLIAAKVVGSVLLTNTLQFDECSLSSAIPFPSIIINPKNGEIVKDFIKRTSYSSSIAKMSFKITSFDVRPAPSVDFYSSRGPSKNCPYVLKPDIAGPGTSILAAWPTNIPVLDFVSYKFFNKFNILSGTSMSCPHIAGVAALLKGAHDDWSPAAIRSAIMTTSDIFDNTNEHIKDIGTGNKATPLALGAGHVNPNRALDPGLIYDAGVQDYVNLLCAVNFTQKHITTITRSSVNDCSKPSLDLNYPSFIAFFNSGNSSKTTQHFHRTVTNVGEGQTTYVASITPIKRFRINVIPNKLVFKKKNQKIRYRLSIEGPRMIQKNKISFG, translated from the coding sequence ATGACTTCCAATATTTGTCTCCACATGTTCTATTATATCACAAGCCTTCACATCATTTCTACATTGGCTCACTCTGATAATTATATCATTCACATGAATTTATCAGCTATGCCAACAATAATCTTAAATCAACATAGTTGGTATGAATCCACTCTTTCTCAAGTTACTCCTACCAATAATAATATCAAGTCTACATCTTCTAAAATCATTTATACATACAACAATGTTATGAATGGTTTTAGTGCAAATCTAtcacctgaagagcatgaagctCTCAAAATCTCCCCTGGTTACATTTCATCAATACCAGATTTATCCTTGAAGCTTGACACAACACACTCACCTAAATTCCTTGGTCTTAATCCCTACAAAGGGGCATGGCCAGCCTCTGATTTTGGCAAAGATGTCATTGTTGGGGTGGTTGATAGTGGTGTTTGGCCAGAAAGTGGAAGTTTCAATGATAAGGGAATGACTAAAATTCCTTCAAAATGGAAAGGTCAATTATGTCAATTTGAAAATACCAACAATTCATCTTTGTGCAATAAGAAACTCATTGGAGCCAGGTACTTTAACAAAGGATTCTTGGCGAAATATTCAAACATTAGTAGAACAATTGTTAACACGACACGTGACACATTCGGTCATGGGACCCACACTTCATCAATAACAGTTGGAAGTAGAGTAAATGGTGCATCTTTCTTTGGTTTAGGAAATGGAACAGCAACGGGAATAGCTTCATTGTCTAGAGTAGCCATATACAAGGCTGCGTGGGGAACAAGTGAAGTTATGTTTGTATCTGATATAATAGCTGCAATTGAAGCCGCAATATCAGATGGTGTTGATGTTCTTTCAATGTCATTTAGCTATGACAATGTGCCTTTGTATAAAGATGGTATTGCCATAGCAACATTTGCAGCTATGAAAAAAGGTATTTTTGTGTCTGCATCAGCCGGTAACGACGGACCTTCCTTTAATACTATGAGCAATGGAATACCATGGGTGACAACTGTTGCTGCTAGTACTTTAGATCGCGAATTTCATGGAAATCTTACACTTGGTAATGGAGTCTCAGTCACTGGAATCTCTTGTTATCCTGGTAAATTCTCCACTAGCAATTTTCCAATTGTTTTCATGGGTATGTGTGACAATGTTAAAAAACTAATCAAAGTAAAGAGCAAGATTGTGGTTTGTGAATTTAACAATGGAACTTCTGCTAATCTTGTGAAACCAATTCAGAATTTAATTGCAGCAAAAGTTGTTGGAAGTGTTCTCTTAACAAACACATTACAATTTGATGAATGTTCATTGTCAAGCGCGATCCCATTCCCATCTATCATTATTAACCCCAAAAATGGAGAGATTGTAAAAGATTTCATCAAGAGAACCTCTTACTCAAGTTCAATAGCAAAAATGTCTTTCAAGATAACATCTTTTGATGTTAGACCGGCGCCTAGTGTGGATTTTTATAGTTCAAGAGGACCTTCAAAGAATTGTCCATATGTTTTGAAACCCGACATTGCAGGTCCTGGTACATCAATCTTAGCAGCATGGCCCACAAATATTCCTGTGTTGGATTTTGTATCTTATAAATTCTTCAataagtttaatattttatccGGAACATCTATGTCATGCCCTCATATTGCTGGCGTTGCGGCGCTTTTAAAAGGTGCGCACGATGATTGGAGCCCTGCAGCCATTCGGTCGGCAATAATGACAACATCAGACATATTTGATAATACTAATGAACACATCAAAGACATTGGAACAGGTAACAAAGCAACACCTCTTGCATTGGGAGCTGGTCATGTTAATCCTAATAGAGCACTTGACCCTGGTCTTATTTATGATGCTGGTGTACAAGATTATGTTAATCTTCTTTGTGCAGTTAACTTCACACAAAAACACATCACTACCATTACAAGATCATCTGTTAATGATTGCTCTAAACCTTCATTAGATCTCAATTACCCTTCTTTTATTGCTTTTTTCAATTCTGGAAATTCCTCAAAGACAACCCAACATTTTCATAGAACAGTTACTAATGTTGGCGAAGGACAAACAACGTATGTTGCTAGCATTACACCAATTAAAAGGTTTCGTATCAACGTTATACCAAATAAGTTGGTGTTCAAGAAGAAGAATCAGAAGATAAGGTACAGGTTGAGCATTGAAGGTCCGAGAATGatacaaaagaataaaatatctTTTGGATAA